In Planctomycetota bacterium, a genomic segment contains:
- a CDS encoding PAS domain S-box protein, whose product MYDKIITNPNKPFLLNTRKNVIVALRLIVFAIIYLILLQERGLKNLPVAFWVITLLFGLSELVYIFERQTHFLLQRILGWIFIFDAVLIGLIIYFLSVKSTLLFITYFSVIAIAAISKSVRMAFIITFLISAFYLFISFEQGDFVLTEFLTRPLFFFGVAIFASYLSEESATHRKEQKKTEGILENTPYVGSYQSTLDGNFIYVNEAFAKMLEYDSAEELKRVKVISIYKNPENRKRFIKALKKDGQINNFEAELLTKTGKTRNILINGILDGEIISGVDMDITRLKQTEETLRESQRQIEFIIGAAKTELDIIDREFNLHYVDPGCAKRTGDWKGRKCYEYYMNRSKPCSNCDAPKAFETKQILTREDSLAHNNNIYTHVTSIPYQNKNGEWLLAQVNVDITERKKMENALLESQGQLQMVLRTANIEIDIIDEQFNLHYVDSEWLKKAGGWQGRKCYEYYWGRTDLCPHCEALETFESKKPFILESPAANNPDKYVLITGIPYQDKNGKWLLAQITMDITARKKAENALLESQRQIEFILGAAKTRLDIIDSQFNLRYVDPEWSKILGNWAGRKCYDYVMHRKEPCTTCNAPKAFETKQILVIEGGLNDGTGMPTLVTSIPYQDKNGEWLVAQVSVDITERKKMEKVMNESEARFRGFFESSSVGMIMTDLNAQFVLVNPAACRILGYTKEELMAKTFADITYKDDSFRAMENIAKLLDGTIGSYMAERRYVHKDGQLIWGQLNVALVRDSNNNPLHFICQLYDITERKTTEESLKLSEEKYRTIIENTVDIIYSTNIEGEVTFVSSQCASLGYKPEEIIGKPISYFIHPEDVKRVLDDLQKAFRTGEMFPVNFRLLKKDNSFVYAEEIGKIIESPDGKVNYMGVIRDITQQRKLEEQLMQSQKMEAVGRLAGGIAHDFNNILAVINGYCSLSMDNLKENDPIKGDMEEILKASEKATMLTQQLLSFSRKQMIRSKIINLNTLIMDTGKMLKRIISENIKLVTIMEEDLKDISADPTQMEQVIINMVVNARDAMPEGGTLSIKTENIRLDEDSIKVIPESRSGEFVRLSIQDTGVGMSKETIEHAFEPFFTTKEYGKGTGLGLATVYGIVKQHKGWVNIYSEQGKGTIFNIYLPVAAEKGEEPATGMDKTSSHAPTAQHSVGMDKQNQSKRILLVEDEEGVREFILRTLTNNNYQVFKAKTAGEALDIFNREKGDFDLVFSDIVLPDKNGVQMVLDFLAIKPALNIILSSGYADEKSQWPVIEEKGLQFIQKPYTTPELLKMIKETIKS is encoded by the coding sequence ATGTACGACAAGATAATAACCAATCCGAATAAGCCGTTTCTATTAAATACCCGGAAAAACGTAATCGTTGCCTTAAGGCTTATCGTTTTCGCCATCATTTACCTGATTCTCCTGCAGGAACGGGGATTAAAGAACCTGCCGGTTGCTTTCTGGGTAATTACACTGTTATTCGGCCTATCTGAATTGGTATACATCTTCGAGCGGCAAACACACTTTCTCCTACAGCGCATATTGGGCTGGATTTTTATTTTCGATGCAGTCTTAATCGGGCTGATAATTTACTTCCTTTCCGTAAAATCCACCCTGCTTTTTATTACCTATTTTTCCGTGATTGCCATTGCCGCCATTTCCAAAAGCGTCCGTATGGCTTTTATCATCACATTCTTGATAAGCGCTTTTTACCTGTTCATCTCTTTCGAGCAAGGTGATTTTGTCCTGACGGAGTTTCTAACCCGTCCCCTTTTCTTTTTCGGAGTCGCCATCTTTGCCAGCTACCTTTCCGAAGAAAGCGCTACCCACCGCAAGGAACAAAAGAAAACCGAAGGAATACTGGAAAACACACCCTATGTCGGCAGCTACCAAAGCACCCTAGATGGGAATTTTATTTATGTCAACGAGGCGTTTGCCAAGATGCTCGAATATGATTCGGCGGAAGAACTGAAACGGGTCAAAGTGATATCGATCTATAAAAATCCGGAAAACAGGAAACGTTTTATTAAAGCACTTAAAAAAGACGGGCAGATTAATAACTTTGAAGCTGAATTGCTTACCAAAACCGGAAAAACTAGGAATATACTTATAAACGGAATATTGGATGGAGAAATCATATCCGGAGTGGATATGGATATCACCAGACTCAAGCAGACAGAGGAAACGTTACGCGAAAGCCAACGCCAGATTGAGTTCATTATAGGAGCCGCAAAAACAGAACTGGACATCATTGACAGAGAATTTAACCTGCATTATGTCGACCCGGGTTGTGCCAAGAGAACCGGCGACTGGAAAGGGCGAAAATGCTACGAATATTATATGAACCGCAGTAAACCTTGCTCTAATTGCGATGCCCCTAAGGCATTTGAAACCAAGCAGATTTTAACTAGAGAAGATTCGTTGGCTCACAACAATAACATATACACCCATGTCACAAGCATACCCTACCAAAATAAAAACGGCGAATGGCTCCTGGCACAGGTAAACGTGGATATCACCGAGCGCAAAAAGATGGAAAACGCCCTGCTTGAAAGCCAAGGCCAGCTTCAGATGGTCCTCAGGACGGCAAATATAGAAATAGATATAATTGACGAACAATTCAACCTCCATTATGTCGATTCAGAATGGCTCAAGAAAGCAGGTGGTTGGCAGGGGCGCAAATGCTACGAATATTACTGGGGACGCACTGACCTCTGCCCTCATTGCGAAGCCCTTGAAACATTTGAATCCAAGAAACCTTTCATTTTAGAAAGCCCGGCGGCTAATAATCCTGATAAATATGTGCTTATAACAGGTATTCCTTACCAGGATAAAAACGGCAAATGGCTTCTTGCGCAGATAACTATGGATATTACCGCCCGCAAGAAGGCGGAAAACGCCCTGCTTGAAAGCCAACGCCAGATTGAATTCATTCTCGGAGCCGCAAAGACAAGATTGGATATTATTGACAGTCAATTCAATCTGCGCTATGTCGATCCGGAATGGTCCAAGATATTAGGAAACTGGGCCGGGCGGAAATGCTATGATTACGTCATGCACCGTAAAGAACCCTGCACTACCTGTAACGCCCCTAAGGCATTTGAAACCAAGCAGATTTTAGTTATCGAAGGCGGATTAAACGACGGGACTGGCATGCCTACCCTCGTTACAAGCATCCCATACCAGGATAAAAATGGTGAATGGCTGGTCGCCCAAGTAAGTGTCGACATCACAGAGCGTAAGAAGATGGAAAAAGTAATGAATGAAAGCGAGGCGCGTTTCCGGGGCTTCTTTGAATCCTCATCGGTCGGGATGATTATGACCGACCTTAACGCCCAGTTCGTTTTGGTCAACCCGGCCGCCTGCCGGATACTCGGGTATACCAAAGAGGAGCTTATGGCTAAAACCTTCGCGGATATAACATATAAGGATGATTCTTTTAGAGCCATGGAAAATATTGCCAAACTTTTGGATGGGACTATTGGTTCTTATATGGCGGAACGGCGGTACGTCCATAAGGATGGACAACTCATCTGGGGCCAATTAAACGTCGCGCTAGTGCGCGATAGTAATAATAACCCGCTCCATTTTATCTGCCAATTATATGATATCACCGAACGTAAAACTACGGAAGAATCGCTGAAACTCAGCGAGGAAAAATACCGCACCATTATTGAAAATACCGTGGATATAATTTATTCGACTAATATCGAAGGCGAGGTTACCTTTGTCAGTTCACAATGCGCTTCTTTAGGGTATAAACCGGAGGAAATCATTGGCAAGCCGATTTCCTACTTCATTCATCCGGAAGATGTTAAAAGGGTGCTGGATGATTTACAAAAGGCTTTCCGGACCGGAGAGATGTTCCCGGTGAATTTCCGACTGCTTAAAAAGGACAATTCGTTCGTTTATGCGGAAGAAATCGGCAAGATTATTGAATCCCCAGATGGCAAGGTCAATTACATGGGAGTCATTCGCGATATCACCCAGCAAAGGAAGCTCGAAGAGCAGTTGATGCAATCGCAGAAAATGGAAGCCGTCGGCCGGCTGGCCGGGGGGATCGCCCATGATTTCAACAATATTTTGGCGGTGATTAACGGTTACTGTTCGCTTTCCATGGATAATCTTAAGGAAAACGACCCGATAAAAGGCGATATGGAAGAAATCCTGAAGGCTTCAGAAAAGGCGACCATGCTCACCCAGCAACTCCTGTCCTTCAGCCGTAAGCAGATGATTCGTTCCAAGATAATAAATTTAAACACTCTGATTATGGATACGGGGAAAATGCTTAAACGGATTATTAGCGAGAATATCAAACTGGTTACCATTATGGAAGAAGACCTTAAAGATATCAGCGCCGACCCGACCCAAATGGAACAGGTAATCATCAATATGGTAGTCAACGCGCGCGATGCCATGCCTGAAGGCGGAACACTTTCCATTAAAACAGAAAATATCCGGCTGGACGAGGATAGCATTAAGGTGATTCCGGAAAGCCGGTCAGGCGAATTCGTCAGGCTCTCCATCCAGGATACGGGCGTTGGAATGAGTAAAGAAACGATAGAACATGCCTTTGAACCGTTTTTTACGACCAAAGAATACGGTAAAGGTACGGGATTGGGATTGGCAACCGTTTACGGCATCGTCAAACAACATAAGGGTTGGGTAAACATCTACAGCGAACAAGGCAAGGGAACGATTTTTAATATTTATTTGCCGGTGGCCGCGGAAAAAGGAGAAGAACCGGCTACCGGAATGGATAAAACCAGCTCACATGCCCCAACCGCACAACACAGTGTTGGGATGGATAAACAAAATCAAAGTAAACGTATTCTGCTGGTGGAAGACGAGGAAGGCGTGCGTGAATTTATCT